Genomic window (Thiosulfatimonas sediminis):
CGCTTGGCTGCGCCATTAGAATCGAAAAGTCACCTTGTTCACTTTTGGCAACACTTTCCAATAAAAAAGGGTAGCGCTGTGGATTTAACCGGTGCAATGCAGAGAGGTCGATTGTTTCAGCTTCTGCCAAAAAAACAGGCTGTGCAATCACAGCCTGAGTTACTAATTGATTCATAAGTTTCTATACACAAGGCAAATCAAATCGCCTGAAATGAAAGGGAATTTAATTATACTTTGGCTAAAATAAGGGTGGCGTTGGTTCCACCAAAACCAAATGAGTTAGAAAGCGCATAATCAAACGAATAATCACGTGCTTCATTAGCGACGTAATCTAAATCACAACCCTCTTGAGGATTGTCTAAATTGATGGTCGGCGGCAATTGCTGATTTTTTAGCGCCAAGGCGGTAAATACCGCTTCCATTGCACCGGCGGCACCTAAGGCGTGGCCCGTCATCGACTTGGTGGAGCTCATACATAAATCATAAGCCGCAGCACCAAATACCGATTTCACCGCACTGGTCTCACATAAATCGCCTGCTGGGGTGGAGGTTCCATGCGCATTAATGTAACCAATCTGGTCAACATTTAATCCTGCATTACTTAAGGCGGCTTGCATACAGCGCGCAGCACCGGCGCCGCCAGCGGCGGGTAAGGTCATATGATAAGCATCACCACTCATCCCAAACCCGATTACTTCAGCGTACATGGTTGCACCGCGTGCTTTGGCATGTTCATACTCTTCCAAGACCACCGCACCGGCACCATCCGCCAACACAAAACCGTCACGGTCTTTATCCCAAGGACGGCTTGCCGCTTGTGGGTTATCATTGCGTGTGGAGAGCGCGCGTGCCGCTGCAAAACCGGCCAAGCCTAATTCCGTGGTAGCGTATTCAGCACCACCAGCAATCATGACATCCGCATCACCGTATTGAATCATGCGCGCCGCATCGCCAATGGAATGTGTTCCAGTGGCACAGGCGGTACCAATTGCCATATTCGGCCCTTGTAAACCA
Coding sequences:
- the fabF gene encoding beta-ketoacyl-ACP synthase II, giving the protein MTKRRVVITGLGVLSAVGLSVQENWNNLLAGKSGIDYLTKFDTEPFAVSFGGELKGFNAADYISPKEAKKMDPFIHYGIAAGAQALRDSGLQVTEQNAPRIGVSIGSGIGGIGSIETQHHAYLKSGPRRVSPFFVPSSIINMISGNLSIMFGLQGPNMAIGTACATGTHSIGDAARMIQYGDADVMIAGGAEYATTELGLAGFAAARALSTRNDNPQAASRPWDKDRDGFVLADGAGAVVLEEYEHAKARGATMYAEVIGFGMSGDAYHMTLPAAGGAGAARCMQAALSNAGLNVDQIGYINAHGTSTPAGDLCETSAVKSVFGAAAYDLCMSSTKSMTGHALGAAGAMEAVFTALALKNQQLPPTINLDNPQEGCDLDYVANEARDYSFDYALSNSFGFGGTNATLILAKV